A stretch of the Sulfurimonas sp. HSL-1656 genome encodes the following:
- a CDS encoding PAS domain-containing protein, whose protein sequence is MSGFVKDRIDLDPKKYIVSKTDPKGIIEYGNDYFVEISGYKESELIGHPHNMIRHPDMPKVIFKMMWDRIKSKHNILAVVKNRAKDGRHYWVITDFEPKTDKITNEIVNYTAYRKAAPDNVIKTIEPIYKKLVEIENESGVEGSEKYLRGYLEEKGKSYDEFINDLVGNKGLFKIFFTTMKKLFG, encoded by the coding sequence ATGTCAGGTTTTGTTAAAGATCGTATTGATCTGGACCCGAAAAAATATATTGTCAGTAAAACGGATCCCAAGGGGATCATCGAGTATGGGAACGACTATTTTGTCGAAATCTCGGGCTACAAAGAGAGCGAGCTCATCGGCCACCCGCACAATATGATCCGTCATCCGGATATGCCGAAAGTCATCTTCAAAATGATGTGGGACCGTATCAAGAGTAAGCACAACATTTTAGCCGTCGTTAAAAACCGTGCCAAAGACGGCCGTCACTACTGGGTCATTACCGACTTCGAACCGAAAACGGACAAGATCACCAACGAGATCGTCAATTACACCGCCTACCGCAAAGCGGCACCCGACAACGTCATCAAAACCATTGAGCCGATCTACAAAAAACTGGTCGAGATCGAGAACGAGAGCGGTGTGGAAGGCTCCGAAAAATACCTGCGCGGCTACCTCGAAGAGAAAGGAAAAAGCTACGACGAGTTTATCAACGACCTGGTCGGCAACAAAGGCCTCTTCAAAATCTTCTTTACGACGATGAAAAAACTTTTCGGGTAA